A single Pseudoalteromonas rubra DNA region contains:
- a CDS encoding DUF4153 domain-containing protein, whose amino-acid sequence MEPLLTSRKLLLVALLQSFFLIILHQSVDFAFWPGQSPHWLFAAYSLVIFLPSTLIFSSFTQLNRPFYIQLGIYALLFTLCGFYVGNQLLPGRAPIPSQAWPYPLIIFLASVLLIPWLTQNSRKRWLPSYDLLSQAMGRFLLVFAAAQLFTLSVLMLLMLWASLFEVIEISFFTELFSEPWFYYPAITLSQAIGVIQARSRSNLANQLFAICRNFATLLLPVLIAVAMLFFVAVLFSELDTLWQNGGSSLIFVLVGAIVLCLNLSGEALTQRPWYRHFIALGLLLLPCYLALSGWGLYLRIEQYGLSLARLWAVLIASVSMTVCVGYVWQLITHKATWYTRLSTVNRPVTLSLLGLLITTQTPLLDFRGMSVNSQIDRLSAGITQPADFDPRYLVNELGRKGLTALESLQNNIDDEQLKRRIHTALTLETKPLTTQTLLDLIDMPDAQKQALPQKLVTALEVFARHNTHLFNDATELMLRPIQLDNTPEAEYLFIANTQHRVELRVFYLGVIDGVQGWQSGYMDQKVYGAQSKDLLEALKTDNFEIVEPRFKDIKIGEHRLELHSPF is encoded by the coding sequence ATGGAGCCATTACTGACAAGCCGTAAACTGCTGCTGGTCGCTCTGCTGCAGAGCTTTTTCCTGATCATCCTGCATCAATCTGTTGACTTCGCATTTTGGCCGGGCCAATCACCACACTGGCTGTTTGCCGCCTATTCGTTGGTGATCTTTCTGCCTTCTACACTCATTTTTTCGAGCTTCACCCAGCTCAACAGACCTTTTTATATTCAACTGGGAATATATGCGCTGCTATTCACGCTGTGTGGCTTTTATGTGGGCAACCAGTTACTTCCCGGGCGCGCACCCATACCATCACAAGCGTGGCCGTATCCGCTGATAATCTTCCTGGCTTCAGTATTGCTTATTCCATGGCTTACCCAGAACAGCCGGAAGCGCTGGTTGCCCAGCTATGATCTGCTGAGCCAGGCCATGGGGCGTTTTCTGTTGGTGTTTGCAGCAGCACAGCTATTTACTTTATCTGTGCTTATGCTGTTGATGCTATGGGCCAGTTTGTTCGAAGTCATCGAAATCAGTTTTTTCACCGAGCTGTTTTCTGAGCCCTGGTTTTATTACCCGGCCATCACATTAAGCCAGGCTATTGGCGTTATCCAGGCACGCAGCCGAAGTAATCTGGCGAATCAGTTGTTTGCCATATGCCGTAACTTTGCCACCCTGTTGTTACCTGTACTGATCGCTGTGGCCATGCTGTTTTTCGTGGCGGTTTTGTTCAGCGAGCTGGATACACTTTGGCAAAATGGCGGCAGCAGCCTTATCTTTGTGTTAGTTGGTGCCATCGTCTTGTGCCTTAACCTGTCGGGTGAGGCATTGACTCAGCGTCCCTGGTATCGCCATTTCATTGCACTCGGGCTGCTCCTGCTCCCCTGCTATCTTGCACTCAGCGGCTGGGGACTATACCTCAGAATAGAGCAATACGGCCTCAGCCTGGCCCGCTTGTGGGCAGTACTCATTGCCTCAGTCAGCATGACAGTTTGCGTGGGCTATGTGTGGCAGTTGATCACGCACAAAGCCACCTGGTATACCAGATTGAGCACAGTAAACCGACCGGTAACTTTAAGTTTGCTTGGACTGCTGATTACCACCCAAACGCCCTTGCTTGACTTTCGTGGCATGAGTGTCAATTCTCAGATAGACCGCCTCAGCGCAGGGATCACTCAGCCAGCTGATTTTGACCCTCGTTATCTGGTAAACGAGCTGGGCCGAAAAGGACTGACGGCACTCGAATCACTGCAAAATAACATCGATGACGAGCAACTAAAGCGTCGGATCCACACCGCGTTGACCCTGGAAACTAAGCCCCTGACGACACAAACCTTATTAGACCTGATTGACATGCCAGATGCACAGAAACAGGCATTGCCCCAGAAGCTAGTGACTGCACTGGAAGTATTCGCAAGACACAACACGCATTTGTTCAATGACGCGACTGAACTTATGTTACGACCCATTCAGCTGGACAATACACCTGAGGCAGAATATCTGTTTATTGCTAATACTCAGCACCGGGTGGAATTAAGGGTGTTTTATCTGGGTGTTATTGATGGCGTGCAGGGCTGGCAATCTGGCTACATGGACCAAAAAGTTTATGGAGCACAATCAAAAGACCTGCTGGAAGCGCTTAAAACTGACAACTTTGAGATTGTTGAACCCAGGTTCAAAGACATTAAGATTGGTGAACACAGGTTAGAGCTGCACAGCCCGTTTTAA
- a CDS encoding CreA family protein translates to MKKRLLLLPAMMLLGACSDSEVGDVSLGLFTLKDIKLHSMTDPIVTGVTCHVASIEADLSLSDPSDSSIACRQTGEITPQMIAQIDKSKSGEVVFKQSKSVFFKAMKVRRIYDSEHQTLMYLSYTTKETSGSFKHSLSTVPLWGTQAYSEKAINP, encoded by the coding sequence ATGAAAAAAAGACTACTACTGCTTCCAGCAATGATGTTACTTGGTGCCTGCTCAGACAGTGAAGTGGGCGATGTATCTCTTGGTCTGTTTACATTGAAGGACATCAAGTTGCATTCAATGACGGATCCGATTGTCACAGGCGTAACGTGTCATGTTGCCAGCATTGAGGCCGATCTTAGTTTGTCAGATCCCAGCGACAGCTCTATTGCCTGTCGTCAGACCGGAGAAATCACGCCTCAAATGATAGCCCAGATAGACAAAAGCAAGTCTGGTGAAGTGGTGTTCAAACAGTCAAAAAGTGTGTTTTTCAAAGCCATGAAGGTCAGGCGTATTTATGATTCCGAACATCAGACCTTGATGTACCTCTCTTATACCACTAAAGAAACCTCGGGTAGCTTTAAACATAGTTTGTCGACGGTGCCTTTATGGGGCACGCAGGCTTATTCTGAGAAAGCCATTAACCCCTAG
- a CDS encoding endonuclease: MELTHLSKATAKKLKLLVERIEDSHIPPSMLDETLNIATWNIRDFGKRSRSELAIALITRILYQFDLIAITELRDDLTDFKRVMHMLGPNWQFVISDWQSDFGGNWERTAFVYDKRMVQFTGLAAEAQPDRQKVGDQYVSEQSWWRAPYMASFKAGSFDFMMLAMHARWGTRPGREQELASFGDWIKSRWIDNADTVFDEDLIVVGDFNIPRIGDRYYQALTQSSGLQMPVALVDINDTAASAGNKRYDQILHRARHAFSYAD; this comes from the coding sequence ATGGAACTGACACACCTTTCAAAAGCCACAGCCAAAAAACTAAAATTACTTGTAGAGCGCATTGAAGATAGCCATATTCCTCCCTCAATGCTGGATGAAACCCTGAATATTGCCACCTGGAATATCCGCGACTTTGGCAAACGCAGCCGCAGTGAGCTGGCCATTGCTCTGATCACGCGTATTCTTTACCAGTTTGATCTCATTGCCATTACCGAGCTAAGAGATGATTTAACCGACTTCAAACGCGTGATGCATATGCTGGGTCCGAATTGGCAATTTGTGATCAGTGACTGGCAGAGTGACTTTGGCGGCAACTGGGAACGCACCGCCTTTGTATATGACAAGCGCATGGTCCAGTTTACCGGCCTCGCCGCAGAAGCGCAGCCCGACAGGCAAAAAGTAGGTGATCAGTACGTCAGCGAGCAATCCTGGTGGCGTGCCCCCTATATGGCCTCATTCAAAGCTGGCAGTTTTGATTTCATGATGCTGGCCATGCATGCCCGTTGGGGCACCCGCCCGGGTCGCGAACAGGAGCTGGCCAGTTTTGGCGACTGGATAAAAAGCCGCTGGATAGACAACGCTGACACGGTATTTGATGAAGATCTCATTGTAGTGGGAGATTTCAACATCCCCCGAATTGGTGATCGCTATTACCAGGCGCTCACCCAGTCAAGCGGATTACAGATGCCAGTGGCGCTGGTAGACATCAATGACACAGCAGCAAGTGCCGGTAATAAACGCTATGACCAAATTCTGCATCGTGCCAGACATGCGTTTAGTTACGCCGACTAG
- a CDS encoding OB-fold-containig protein — protein sequence MDFLNTAFTFPTVIYSTLLLIVLLFWLISLAGFADPDMLDGDADIEAEGGAEGGSLWQMGFGGVPLTVSISLIVALSWVVSYYAQKLFAYLLGDGVMYYLIGSAFMLGSLVVALPLAAALVRPLRGVFDSQQTSSKDALVGLECVIATGKVTTTFGQARVSHEGTEQLIEVRCDEENTFTQGDKALLIEHNATTHSYTIVTNPW from the coding sequence ATGGACTTTTTAAACACGGCTTTCACTTTTCCTACGGTGATCTACTCTACATTATTACTGATTGTATTGCTGTTCTGGCTGATCTCATTGGCTGGATTTGCTGACCCCGATATGCTTGATGGTGATGCCGATATCGAAGCTGAAGGAGGCGCGGAAGGTGGTTCCTTATGGCAAATGGGCTTTGGCGGCGTGCCTTTGACTGTTTCCATCAGCTTAATCGTTGCACTGAGCTGGGTAGTCAGTTACTACGCACAGAAATTATTTGCCTACTTGCTCGGCGATGGTGTCATGTATTACCTGATTGGCAGCGCATTTATGCTGGGTAGTCTGGTTGTGGCATTGCCTCTGGCTGCAGCGTTAGTCAGGCCGTTACGTGGGGTATTCGACAGCCAGCAGACCAGCAGTAAAGATGCACTGGTCGGACTGGAATGTGTGATTGCCACCGGAAAAGTCACCACTACATTTGGCCAGGCACGCGTTTCCCATGAGGGCACCGAGCAATTGATCGAAGTCAGATGTGATGAAGAAAATACGTTTACTCAGGGTGATAAAGCACTGCTGATTGAACACAACGCAACAACTCATAGTTACACAATCGTCACCAATCCCTGGTGA
- a CDS encoding GNAT family N-acetyltransferase, with product MWIKNTVLEGQYIRLEPLSIEHVEELQEAVQDGESWKLWYASVPAPEQMQGYVEKALSKVGEDQITFVVRSIASGHIVGTTRYYDIKPEHKRASIGYTWYSAAVRRTPVNTEAKLLLMENLFEQCGALSLEFKTHFFNHASRQAIERLGAKLDGVLRSHQILSDGSIRDTAVYSILASEWPAVRNHLKAKLTAR from the coding sequence ATGTGGATAAAAAATACCGTGCTGGAAGGGCAGTATATTCGATTAGAGCCGCTGTCAATTGAGCATGTTGAAGAGTTGCAGGAAGCTGTGCAGGATGGTGAAAGCTGGAAACTCTGGTATGCCAGTGTGCCTGCTCCGGAGCAAATGCAAGGGTATGTCGAAAAGGCACTGAGTAAGGTGGGTGAAGATCAGATAACTTTTGTTGTCAGGTCTATTGCCAGCGGTCATATTGTAGGAACCACACGCTACTACGATATTAAACCTGAGCACAAACGCGCTTCGATTGGGTATACCTGGTATAGCGCTGCAGTGCGTCGTACGCCGGTTAATACCGAGGCAAAATTACTGTTAATGGAAAATTTGTTTGAGCAGTGTGGGGCACTCTCTTTGGAGTTCAAAACGCACTTTTTCAATCATGCTTCAAGGCAGGCCATTGAGCGTCTTGGCGCTAAACTGGATGGGGTGCTCAGAAGCCATCAGATTCTGTCTGATGGCTCTATCCGTGACACGGCAGTGTATTCCATTTTGGCCAGCGAATGGCCTGCAGTGCGCAATCACCTTAAAGCAAAACTCACAGCCCGTTAA
- a CDS encoding DUF3857 domain-containing protein gives MKQLYIIFAIVLMVWFNPVQALGERPDVTISSAPGWVTKQPLTALPESLRKPLHYRLVDSQVSDNAEQTSFSHNRYVFTDAAGVQEGSTVRVRFNPAYEKLVFHNVTVFRDGTAVYQLAPQDIKVINAEDDQQNNMYLGLFDALILLQDIRVGDELDYSYSLSGKNPVLGDRFSYFDNLGWGVAVDLLTFKLTLPDDKQVAHKVFGNPNAEVQHQKSDGTQTFTVRVENSVAHTVENELPGWFSPFPYIQFTEFNSWLEVQDWAAQLFQVNTEHSPELKAYIAELKALPKHQAIEQAITFVQDEIRYLGLELGVNSHQPNMPHQVFEKRFGDCKDKTLLLNTLLRELDIDAQPALVSTDKRAHISEYLPTHSAFNHVITHFTLDGETFWVDPTINYQGSRLSSLYQPDYGSALLVDSQSGALTTVTVKSARHGIDINEMIIAPDYVSPVQWRIESQYYGWQAERLRYQLASSEKKVFQEHSLNYYAQFYPGVQVKAPISFADNRQDNVITVVESYWVPDFWQPLEDGAAEFYLAAGNVSQYVKLPQTVRRKQPLAKVYPLSLSQRVTLLMPSDIDFSALAYQKSFADPYVRIDSAMEYDRRRVTFHAQYEALQESVPVEAVPAHLSKLKQANKYSGFGGTVSEVTTNPHYTLFKDFVKQLENKTKMKFVGESL, from the coding sequence ATGAAGCAGCTATACATCATATTCGCCATCGTTCTGATGGTTTGGTTTAATCCTGTCCAGGCACTCGGTGAGCGTCCTGATGTGACTATTTCGTCTGCCCCAGGTTGGGTTACTAAGCAGCCATTAACGGCATTACCTGAAAGCCTGCGCAAGCCGCTTCATTATCGACTGGTTGACAGTCAGGTGAGTGACAATGCAGAGCAGACGTCCTTTTCTCATAACCGCTATGTGTTTACCGATGCTGCCGGCGTTCAGGAAGGCAGTACTGTCAGAGTGCGGTTCAATCCAGCGTATGAAAAACTGGTATTTCACAATGTCACTGTCTTTCGCGATGGCACAGCGGTTTATCAGTTAGCCCCGCAGGATATTAAAGTGATCAACGCGGAAGATGACCAGCAAAATAATATGTATCTGGGTTTGTTTGATGCCCTGATCTTGCTTCAGGATATCCGCGTCGGTGACGAACTTGACTACAGCTACAGTTTGTCCGGAAAAAACCCGGTATTGGGTGATCGTTTCAGCTACTTTGATAACCTTGGCTGGGGCGTTGCGGTCGATCTGTTGACCTTTAAGCTCACCTTACCAGATGATAAACAAGTAGCGCACAAAGTATTCGGTAACCCTAATGCCGAGGTGCAACACCAGAAAAGCGATGGTACGCAAACCTTTACGGTTCGTGTCGAAAACAGCGTAGCTCATACCGTTGAAAACGAACTACCTGGCTGGTTCAGCCCTTTTCCTTATATTCAATTCACCGAGTTTAATTCCTGGCTGGAAGTGCAGGACTGGGCGGCGCAATTGTTTCAGGTAAACACTGAACATAGTCCAGAACTTAAGGCCTATATCGCTGAACTTAAAGCATTGCCAAAGCACCAGGCAATTGAGCAAGCGATCACCTTTGTACAGGATGAAATCCGTTATCTGGGCCTTGAGCTGGGTGTCAATTCGCATCAACCTAACATGCCTCACCAGGTATTTGAGAAACGTTTTGGTGACTGTAAAGATAAAACGCTGCTACTGAATACCTTGCTGCGTGAGCTAGATATAGACGCCCAACCTGCCTTGGTGTCGACGGATAAACGTGCCCATATTAGTGAGTATTTGCCAACGCACAGCGCCTTTAACCATGTCATTACTCACTTTACATTGGATGGCGAGACATTCTGGGTTGATCCGACGATTAACTATCAGGGCAGCAGATTGTCTAGTTTGTATCAACCTGATTATGGCAGCGCTTTGCTGGTGGATAGCCAGTCAGGCGCTCTGACCACAGTAACCGTAAAATCGGCACGCCATGGTATTGATATTAATGAGATGATTATCGCCCCTGATTATGTGTCGCCCGTACAATGGCGGATTGAGTCACAGTATTATGGCTGGCAGGCTGAACGATTGCGATATCAGCTGGCCTCTTCAGAAAAAAAGGTGTTTCAGGAGCATTCGCTAAACTATTACGCGCAATTTTATCCTGGCGTACAGGTAAAGGCACCGATTAGCTTTGCAGATAATCGCCAGGACAACGTGATCACTGTGGTGGAATCTTACTGGGTGCCTGATTTCTGGCAACCACTTGAAGATGGGGCTGCTGAATTCTACCTTGCCGCAGGGAATGTCAGCCAATACGTTAAATTACCTCAAACCGTGCGCCGTAAGCAGCCACTGGCCAAAGTATATCCACTGTCTTTGTCTCAGCGTGTCACCTTGCTCATGCCATCAGATATTGACTTCAGTGCGTTGGCCTATCAAAAATCCTTTGCCGATCCTTATGTGCGAATCGACAGTGCCATGGAGTATGACCGCCGCCGAGTGACTTTTCACGCTCAGTATGAGGCCCTTCAGGAGTCCGTGCCGGTTGAGGCGGTGCCTGCGCACCTAAGTAAGCTGAAACAGGCCAACAAGTATAGTGGTTTTGGCGGCACAGTCAGCGAAGTGACGACTAACCCTCACTACACCTTATTTAAGGATTTTGTTAAGCAACTTGAGAACAAAACTAAGATGAAATTTGTCGGAGAATCACTATGA
- a CDS encoding tetratricopeptide repeat protein, whose amino-acid sequence MKRILSLLVLILVVSGCASTKKTAFIESSASVYEANKKVEYVLNNPNENAFLELIDRDASETYVKNELGIDDPKFALKSAFVSAGAMMGLSSFDHIFYTHSREQGDYWLSQYIFSHDNGTFALVDITLTKQGYKLVDVNNRSYRSSVVRFFAQYDQQIEAAGHEEVVTAITDLMEKKESQLALEKYQQLPSELKSLPIVHETLFRSIETCDGKQHQELCKTLLQEGEQAYQGLFEANLYRTMGQYEQALTKFEQLPEDIRFSPPILMEKAMVLAHLGQKREAFGIALDALYRNASGAYGYLIMLQVAFITGEHDAAVELLTFMKDIFEIQFSEQELADISNSESFLNSTQYAQFKHSYL is encoded by the coding sequence ATGAAGCGCATATTAAGTCTGCTGGTTTTAATCTTGGTTGTGTCTGGGTGTGCGTCCACCAAAAAAACCGCTTTTATTGAATCGTCAGCATCGGTTTATGAAGCGAACAAAAAGGTGGAGTATGTGCTGAATAACCCCAACGAAAATGCATTTTTAGAACTCATCGACCGAGATGCAAGTGAAACTTATGTAAAAAATGAACTGGGAATAGACGATCCCAAGTTTGCGTTGAAAAGTGCGTTCGTCTCAGCCGGGGCGATGATGGGCTTGTCTTCATTTGACCACATTTTCTATACCCACAGTCGTGAGCAAGGTGACTACTGGCTTAGCCAGTATATCTTCTCGCATGACAACGGTACCTTTGCGCTGGTGGATATTACCCTCACAAAACAAGGCTATAAATTGGTTGATGTGAACAACCGAAGCTATCGCTCCAGCGTAGTGCGCTTTTTCGCGCAATATGATCAGCAGATTGAAGCGGCCGGACACGAAGAAGTGGTAACAGCGATCACGGATCTTATGGAGAAAAAAGAATCGCAGTTGGCGCTGGAAAAGTACCAACAATTGCCCTCAGAGCTAAAATCATTGCCCATTGTCCATGAAACCTTATTTCGCTCTATAGAAACCTGTGATGGTAAGCAGCATCAGGAATTATGCAAAACCTTGCTTCAGGAGGGGGAACAGGCCTATCAGGGCTTATTTGAAGCAAATCTGTATCGCACTATGGGGCAATATGAGCAGGCACTAACTAAATTTGAACAGCTGCCTGAGGATATTCGTTTTAGCCCGCCAATTTTGATGGAAAAAGCTATGGTGCTGGCTCACCTTGGACAGAAACGCGAAGCGTTTGGTATCGCTTTAGATGCCTTGTATCGTAATGCTTCAGGCGCATATGGTTATCTGATCATGTTACAGGTTGCGTTCATCACTGGTGAACACGATGCTGCAGTTGAGCTACTGACTTTTATGAAAGACATCTTTGAGATTCAGTTTTCTGAACAAGAGCTGGCAGATATCAGTAACAGTGAGAGTTTCCTGAATTCAACGCAGTATGCGCAGTTTAAACACTCTTATCTATAA
- a CDS encoding SPFH domain-containing protein, translating into MEFLNNLGPVLTIVSTAVVVIFAVILLIGKFYRKVEQGHALIINKMKNEPDVTTTGGIVYPVIHKMEVMDISTKRMVLERRDSSGLICKDNIRADIAITFYIRVNENKEDILRVAKQVGCARASEPETLQELFEAKFSEALKTVGKQMHFEELFTHRNEFRDKIKEVIGQDLSGYTLEDVAIDYLEQTSIHKLDASNILDAEGIRRITEKTAAQNVETNQLKCDEQAQIEIQNQAALEKTLEIERQKEDAMAKQKREIETVQAREEAEAERVKQEERLKSEEARLKADEAIQIAEQNRQREVDIAEQNRLRVLAIEEEKVARSREIEVIEREKETEILRINKEKALEVERKEIADVQRDRVAVEKTVAEEQERIKDVQTLAAAERDKQAIVIRAQAEAEEALVKDIEAAKAQEQAADFKAREMEKMAEAELRIANQQAESKKILAEATQVEAAASGLAEADVIKAKAQANALQGETDAKVLQQKMEAEAHGKRDIGLADAEVQTAMADAMEKQGEAEAINLERRMSAEAKGLEEKLQALNAMDKDARDYEGFTLQLNQQKELTLAQLEANKDIAAHQAQVLAKALSDADINFMGGDGQFFNQFMNAITLGKSIDGLVNESQTMQTVFKDHLNGERNLMDDLKGVLAGANASSETLKNINMSKFFQQLSNTSDAEKQQLLSLLGNSLNGNSAKNTTEE; encoded by the coding sequence ATGGAATTTTTAAATAACCTTGGACCTGTTTTGACTATCGTCAGCACAGCGGTTGTCGTCATTTTTGCCGTCATTTTATTGATTGGCAAATTCTATCGAAAAGTGGAGCAAGGCCACGCGCTGATCATCAATAAAATGAAAAATGAACCCGATGTTACCACCACAGGCGGCATTGTTTACCCGGTGATCCATAAGATGGAAGTCATGGACATTTCTACCAAGCGCATGGTGCTAGAACGCCGCGACAGCAGTGGCTTGATCTGTAAAGATAACATCCGTGCCGACATTGCCATTACCTTTTATATTCGCGTTAATGAAAATAAAGAAGACATACTGCGGGTAGCGAAGCAAGTCGGGTGTGCGCGTGCGTCTGAGCCAGAAACGCTGCAAGAGCTGTTTGAAGCCAAGTTCTCTGAAGCACTGAAAACCGTGGGTAAACAAATGCACTTCGAGGAGTTGTTCACGCACCGCAATGAGTTCCGCGACAAGATCAAAGAAGTGATTGGTCAGGACCTGTCGGGCTACACCTTAGAAGATGTCGCCATCGACTATCTGGAACAAACATCAATCCATAAGCTGGATGCGAGCAATATTCTCGATGCGGAAGGTATTCGCCGTATCACTGAAAAAACCGCAGCACAAAACGTTGAAACCAACCAATTAAAGTGTGACGAACAGGCTCAAATCGAGATCCAGAATCAGGCGGCGCTGGAAAAAACGCTGGAAATTGAGCGTCAGAAAGAAGACGCCATGGCGAAGCAAAAGCGTGAGATTGAAACCGTTCAGGCACGCGAAGAAGCCGAAGCTGAGCGCGTTAAGCAAGAAGAGCGTCTGAAGTCTGAAGAAGCGCGCCTCAAAGCCGATGAAGCAATTCAGATTGCTGAACAAAACAGACAGCGTGAAGTGGATATCGCTGAGCAAAACCGTCTGCGCGTGCTGGCTATTGAAGAAGAAAAAGTGGCTCGTTCACGTGAAATCGAAGTGATTGAGCGTGAAAAAGAAACCGAAATCCTGCGTATTAATAAAGAAAAAGCGCTGGAAGTAGAACGTAAAGAGATAGCCGATGTGCAACGCGACCGTGTGGCTGTTGAGAAAACCGTAGCGGAAGAGCAGGAGCGCATCAAAGATGTGCAAACGCTGGCTGCTGCTGAACGTGACAAACAGGCCATAGTGATCCGCGCTCAGGCTGAAGCTGAAGAAGCCTTAGTCAAAGACATTGAAGCGGCTAAAGCACAAGAGCAGGCCGCTGACTTTAAAGCCCGTGAAATGGAAAAAATGGCTGAAGCTGAGCTGCGCATTGCCAATCAACAGGCTGAATCGAAGAAGATCCTGGCAGAAGCAACGCAGGTTGAGGCAGCTGCATCAGGTTTGGCAGAAGCTGACGTGATTAAGGCCAAAGCACAAGCTAATGCATTGCAGGGTGAAACAGACGCTAAAGTACTACAGCAGAAGATGGAGGCAGAAGCGCATGGTAAACGCGATATTGGCCTGGCAGATGCCGAAGTACAGACTGCCATGGCAGATGCCATGGAGAAACAGGGTGAAGCAGAAGCGATTAACCTTGAGCGCAGAATGTCAGCCGAAGCCAAAGGTCTGGAAGAGAAACTGCAGGCGCTTAACGCCATGGATAAAGACGCCCGCGACTATGAAGGCTTCACACTGCAACTGAACCAGCAAAAAGAACTGACACTGGCACAGCTGGAAGCAAACAAAGACATTGCTGCTCATCAGGCACAAGTGCTGGCTAAAGCACTGAGCGATGCAGACATCAACTTCATGGGTGGTGACGGTCAGTTCTTTAACCAGTTTATGAACGCCATCACACTGGGCAAATCCATCGATGGCCTGGTCAACGAAAGTCAGACTATGCAGACTGTGTTTAAAGATCACCTCAACGGTGAGCGTAACCTGATGGACGACCTGAAGGGCGTACTGGCGGGTGCAAATGCTTCATCAGAGACACTTAAGAACATCAATATGAGCAAGTTTTTCCAGCAGCTGAGCAACACGTCGGATGCTGAAAAACAACAATTGCTTAGCCTGTTGGGCAATTCACTGAACGGTAATTCAGCTAAAAACACAACAGAGGAATAA
- a CDS encoding right-handed parallel beta-helix repeat-containing protein, with translation MKDTKTLTLTLISGAMALCAIPQALASQCDIVIPSSHHLIDGDALAVVAGDTICLAAGERGPLRIRNVHGEAGNPVVIRNENGTVTTTPYEYSIAVEKSSQLRITGSRDEAGYGMRLGGTVGIGGLSEYIEIDNLEIYRARFAGLLIKTDPTCDPATWQENFTMRGLSVHHNYIHDTETGEGMYIGYTGKSRKLECDGVATTVYPHKLTDVDIYNNTLENIGADGIQLNSVAGDATIRNNKIYRTGVSPFDPKYQNTGIQVGGDHVTVSDNLIYRSGGNGMMLDGDGLKIHNNHILYAGENGIFARNPAQQDNTISGGDAHEYSENLIVHPLSYGIKLYATNTATPNLIKENTIENQGQVDAANRPMTYSYLNNNVLRLELNNRHYVVE, from the coding sequence ATGAAAGACACGAAAACCCTCACGTTAACTCTAATCTCTGGCGCGATGGCGTTATGTGCTATTCCTCAGGCCCTGGCCTCTCAATGCGACATTGTGATCCCTTCAAGCCATCATTTGATCGATGGCGACGCGCTGGCAGTGGTTGCTGGTGACACCATCTGCCTGGCAGCCGGGGAACGTGGTCCGCTGCGTATTCGCAATGTGCACGGTGAAGCAGGTAACCCGGTCGTGATCCGCAACGAAAATGGCACGGTTACAACTACACCTTACGAGTACAGTATTGCCGTGGAGAAATCCTCTCAATTGCGCATTACCGGCAGCCGTGATGAAGCTGGCTATGGTATGCGTCTTGGCGGCACAGTAGGCATTGGTGGGCTAAGCGAGTACATTGAGATTGATAATCTAGAGATCTACCGCGCGCGGTTTGCAGGCTTGCTGATTAAAACAGATCCAACCTGCGATCCGGCCACCTGGCAGGAAAACTTCACAATGCGTGGACTCAGCGTTCACCACAACTACATTCACGACACAGAAACAGGCGAAGGCATGTACATCGGCTACACAGGGAAGAGCCGCAAGCTGGAGTGTGATGGTGTCGCAACAACGGTATATCCGCATAAGCTAACTGACGTGGATATTTACAACAACACCCTGGAAAACATTGGTGCCGATGGCATCCAGCTTAACTCAGTGGCTGGGGATGCAACGATCCGCAACAACAAAATCTACCGCACTGGCGTAAGTCCCTTCGATCCTAAATATCAGAACACTGGTATTCAGGTTGGCGGTGATCATGTGACAGTATCAGACAACCTAATCTATCGTAGTGGCGGCAATGGCATGATGCTAGATGGCGACGGTTTGAAGATTCATAATAACCATATTCTATACGCAGGGGAAAACGGTATTTTTGCCCGTAATCCAGCGCAGCAAGACAATACGATATCTGGTGGCGATGCCCATGAATATAGTGAAAACCTCATTGTGCACCCACTTAGTTACGGGATTAAGCTTTATGCAACGAATACGGCTACCCCTAACTTAATCAAAGAAAATACCATCGAGAACCAGGGTCAGGTTGATGCAGCTAATCGCCCGATGACCTACTCTTATCTGAACAATAATGTACTCAGACTAGAGCTAAACAACCGCCATTACGTGGTTGAGTAG